The Larimichthys crocea isolate SSNF chromosome XII, L_crocea_2.0, whole genome shotgun sequence region ttagatttatttatagttcagtaatgtactgtactttagtACAATTAAGCTACTagtaatttccatttttttccactttttgctACGTTATACTATAACACGGCGACAGTTCAGAGGAAAATACTCAACTATTTACTCCAGTACATTTTTGTAATAATTTAGTTGGCATGCCTTTGCAGAAccacattaattaattaagNNNNNNNNNNNNNNNNNNNNNNNNNNNNNNNNNNNNNNNNNNNNNNNNNNNNNNNNNNNNNNNNNNNNNNNNNNNNNNNNNNNNNNNNNNNNNNNNNNNNTGcgttgctattttttttttttcttttctttgttttgtgcttgtttgtgtgtgtgtgtgtgtgtgcgtgacaaTTCTCGGCTCAAAAATAACATTGGGAGTATCTGAGAGCTTTGGTGGGGAGTAGTCCGATCAATTCgctgtatggagccaaaactatttAAGAACGCTTGCCAGACGAATGTAGTATATCACATGCGAACCGAATTTTGCTACGTTCTCAttagaaatgtgtctgtgtgtgggcacATTTGAGGCCACGTAGTGGAGCtcatccgttttatttttttcactgatcgttctctcttccctctccatctagcgatgacatcactccactctagctctggaaagttctcgccTCACCCACCCCCCCATTCACTTTTTTTGGCTCGTTTCTcttggatttttggcaaaacacTTTTGCCCCGTGACCACACCTAAAAACTCTTCGAAACGAAAACAACATCGTCGCCCGAAGTGTCTCCCTAAGTTGTAGTAAATTCGCAGCCCGAGCCGGTCGTCTTTAGGATACTCAACGGTTTTCGTGTCCATGTGCGACAACAACTTGCCCTCGTAGAGTAGGAGAAAGCTAGAAGCGAACCGCGACAAAACCAACCATACGGAAGCCAGGATGCATGCATTCGTGCGATCGGCTCCCGCGAAGGACGAAGTTAATTAAGGAATAAGCCCGTTGTCCGCGAGTAAGTTGTTAAGAGAGTTGTATTGCTTCTTTCAGGCCACACTCCCTAACCTTAAAAAAGCACGAGATGCGTTCATTAACGCGTGTGCCCTCTTCAGGCGCAATCCATAATGAATTAACAATAATAAGCCGAGACACCTtccgagaggttttaaaggtGTGCCTCTTTCAGTCGTCCACCACCTACAATAGCCCGtaagagataataaagagtgtgctccttcaggcacacttaataagcccgagagataataaagagtgtgctccttcaggcacactcaataataataagcccgagaggttttaaagagtgtgctctttcaggcacactcaataagcccgagagataataaagagtgtgttccttcaggcacactcaataagcccgagagataatgaagagtgtgctccttcaggcacactcaataagcccgagagataataaagagtgtgctccttcaggcacactcaactagaaaaatttctaaagaaattttgagtgtgcctgactctggccccgtcgtccccatgcattattactgacactgctcagaaaattcagtattaatacaacaagctgtgtcatcattgcctttttattgggctcttattttgaagggactcttattttgaaaaacttgtcctgtctgtgtgcgtgtgcgtgcatgtgtgcttgttctgtctgtgtgtctgtgtgtgtctgcctgtctgtctgcctgtgtgtggtgtgtctgtctctctatctatgtgtttgtgtttgtgagagacaaggataaaatggccgacattaaaaatgtagtcttgatagtctgatatcatagagacttcaaaaaagttagtcaaaggcatgcttgaggttgccaagcaaccagggtgagctgcaggtcagagtaattagtcacaggtgctgcatgcactgtgtctgtccctctgagatgcacagtatatgtctgaatgatcccccttcgaaggtggccaaaaaaaacctataaggtatgcatcaaaccaaaatctgaaatgaccagaagaatgctcgtcttgtgtataatgtctgtgccaagtttcaggcgaaaattgtataaactttggccgtaggagtcagagaaagcacatgTGCTCCCTGGTCCTTTCAGAAAATTCTGTGTTCCAAAaaccatgggagtgaatgaggctgtggaggggggtactcgaccaattagcctgtatggagccaaaactataaaagagacagcttcaacagtgttatcactgcgatcacctcgaattttcctacatttgaggggataatcatgtctgtagctgggcatttgaggccacggtagtcaaatccgttttattttttcactgatcgttctctcccctctccactctagcgatgacatcactcactctagctctggaaagttctcgcaatacacacccattaattttttggctttgtttttctggatttttggcaaaaccgtttgccgaaactcttagaaatgacatagcacacatgtcctgGCCGAGCCGGTCGcttcgatacccgttttgtgtatgtgcgacaaaaactctgggaggagtagcgagccaaaaaagggcgtaagaataataataagcgcggtggataacatatagtgtgcgccttgcacgcacactcaataataataataagcccgagagataataaagagtgtgctccttcaggcacactcaataagcccgagagataataaagagtgtgctccttcaggcacactcaataagcggaagaataagcccgagaggttttaaagagtgtgctccttcaggcacactcaataataataataataagcccgagaggttttaaagagtgtgctctttcaggcacagtcaataagaataagcgcggtggataacatatagtgtgcgccttgcatgcacactcaataagcgcggtggataacatagtgtgcgctttcaggcacactcaataataagcgcggtggataacatatagtgtgcgccttgcacgcacactcaataagcctgagaggttttaaagagtgtgctctttcaggcacactcaataataagcgcggtggataacatatagtgtgcgccttgcacgcacactcaataagcgcggtggataacatatagtgtgcgccttgcacgcacactcaataaagcCCTAAAATAAGTTAGTCAATATTTAGGACGGAGATTCATCAGATTATATTCCAAAGTATTTTATCCATGTTATGAATATCCTAAATATggaagtcattaaataaactaaatcatCAAACTGACTAAATGTATTAATCCAACcataaacatttgtttattgtgaAGTCCAAAATCCACTGACTGGCTATAGTTTATCAGTGAACAGCTGGCTCTAGCTCTTTGGACAGACTGAAAAGATTTACAGATGTGTAcccatttgtgtttgtgccttaACTTTTCAACGACAACTTCTGCACAACATATGAATAACAGTGTGAATGGACCACTTTTTAATAGGCTGTAttctgacagaaattaaacagcaaaacaactTTGAATCCTTTTACTGACATTTATGAAGcatgtgttcattaaaaatgtgaatgtagAGGGCAGATTAACTTTAAATGTCCATTAGTCTACTGATTATTAGAATTAATACTCTGAGCAGgccatcattttatttcactgcacaGTCTGAAACATAAATGAGTCCTTTGCATCTTGAATGGACTGTCAGGGATACAGATTCTGGGGCCAACCAAATATCGACTTGAAGGGCATCATACTTATGCAGTCTATTTATTGCTCATTTTATCCAGATGTTTCCATGAtgcattctgttttcatcagAGCGTCTGTTGGGAAAAGCACACAGCTCTGAACACTTTGTACACAAGGCAAGGAAAGTTTCTGTTAAcgtgttttatttaagtttttttttttttaaaaaaaacaaacagccaacaacaaaaacaatacaaaagagaaaaaaactgtgtgGTGAGTCAGAGCGGTCTCTGCAGAGTGCAAACATGTTTACTACTGTTCAGATGGACACAAGCAGCTTCACACTCTGTACAAGACACACCTGACAGAGCTGTGGAGGAGGCAGTCATCTCTTCCTTCAATGCCAACAGTAATTAACATTTCAAGAGGTTTCCTCCAAAGTGTCTGACTGGAGCTGCTGCATCACAAATGCTGCAAGCTAACCACCCCAGAACACTCCCACCCTATGTACTAACTTTAATCAGGTTTTATTAAGCAAGGTGTTCAAACTGAAAAAGGGCGACATCTACTCAACGCACACCGTTCTTCAAAGGAAATGGAGGGTGGAATGCAATAACCATTACTTCTGAATATGCAGACAACCATGGCTTCACTGTGGGGGGCCTTTAGGCcaattatttttactttgaacACAGCTTCTTAcagtttatttgaatatttattgcaaatcaaaaatgttgttgagtcaggggatttattattttatctctAGCTCCTACTGCCTGTATATGGATAAACTAGGCACCTGCTGAGGAGCACTCATTAAGGGAACAGTGGGGGTGCCAACAATGAAGGAAACATTCAGAATTAGCTATTGCTGCAGAACTGTTTGTTATTCAGTGACACCATGCTGGATAATTTAATGCATGCAAGCACAGATGGAGACGGTAGAGTGTGTGCTGAGCATTATTTTATCAGTTCTACTGTACAGAGCACAGAGATGCTGCTGTTACAACTTCACAGACAAGAACCTGCTGTGTTGTAATTTGTCTTCTCGCATGAACCTGGAGCGCCACATTCACACCAACACAGAGCcagttttaaaaagacaagGCTACTTTTGGTCTGAACATGGTGTGTTTGGTGGACAGCAGTTACATGTGGTTTCTATTAAGTGATACATACGTGGAGGAcgcagtgtttgtttgagtatACAGAAATCCAAAAGACCCACATACCTACAGCTTAAACACAATCAAAAAGGACACCGGTGGCTGGTCATGTAATGACCATACAGAGGGGCAAATGACTGAACAGTAATACTATGCAGACATGTCAGCAGGGCCGATGTGATGATGTCTTTTAGGATGTCGCACATGCAAAAGGACAAGAATCCGATAGTAAACCCCAGGATGTTGGACGCAAATACCAGGTACATGTCAAACACACGGTTTAAGTGTCTACTGCACAATAAATCACCACGCCAATGCACTTTGACCCCAAGGATGTGAAAAACTTTTAAATACTGTTAATGTTGGaacaagaaaatgacaaaaaaaaagaagaaagtctTAAAATGTTGCTGTGGGAGCATCAAACTATTGTACAGACTCCCAGTTATACAGTATAATCTGTCCTCTACTAAAGACAAACTAAgacggggagagagaaagaagaaccTTCTAACGCATCCTGTACTCTGACGTCTTAGACATCTCACATAGCTGACCCTTGAAGTCGATGTCTACAGTGAAGTCCAGGTCTCTCTGCAAATGAGACAAGATGTCAGACAAGAGCAAACAAAAGTGACGCGACACACAAAGCCTACTTTAAGAATCTGTTTAACAGTGGAGTTCTGCTTACATTGTTTTTAACGTTTGGCTTCATGCTGATGGTGCCAAAGATCTCCTCGCCAGTCTTGACGGTCAGGTAATCATCCAAGTAGAACACGGTCTGCTTCCAGTGAGTGTAGGGAGACTCTGGGCCTGACAGCAGGAAAACAGGGTGTGCATAAATACAGTCTGCCAGTGACAGTGGTAGTGACTACAAATCATTGTGGTTATGGACACAACATTGACCAATGTAGACAGGGTCATAGATTGTTAACCTGTCTACAACAGTCAATGGTACGAGTGCATCAAATGTGATGCTAAAGAGCACAGATGTATTAGTGTGTTTGAAAGTAGACTGACTGGTGGAGAAGCCGGTCCTCTTGTGACAGCGAGTGAACTCGATGTTGAAGTAAGTGACCAGAGCATGGATGTAGTCATTCCTTTTCACCTGCAGGCAGAATGGTGAGGTGAAGCTCAGGTCCTCCAACTTCACTGTGTAGATGTCCACCTCCTAAAACAAGACACCAAGATGTCATCAGACCAAGAGACATGTACACCCGTGTCCACATATCATTTGAAAAGCATAATATCAAATAAGTTATTCATCCACCAACCTTAATGAGACAGGCACTGCTGACCAGCTGCTTGGGGTCCACAACATCAACCAGGGGTTCCTTAATTGCCACCTCCTTGATGCACGACATATCAAAACCATACACGTTCTCCcaccctgaaacaaacacacagaagttTTAATTTGGCTGAAAAAGTACATGAGAATTATAGCCTTTGGTGTCTTTTGTGAGTGATAAAGTCAACTGACTGATCAGTTCACCCCTTTGTATTAGGAACCACAAACTGGACTACTGATCACTCAGACTTGGTTTGGTGAGGTCAGAGACTACTCACAGTGGATTTTGTAGTCCTTATACTGCCTGTCTTCGATGGCAGTGACATAAAGCGTTGCCCTGTCTGGGAAAATGAGTCCATCCGGCTTCTatcagaaggagaaaaaaaaaaaaccctcagatAATAGATTCTGTGACAACAGACCatcaaagaacaaaataaatcattaatgcCCGACCTAATTATTTGGGATGCACTAATCCGATATTGGTATCAGTCCCAATATTGAAGAAAATCCTAGATCGGCATCAGTGACAATCGGCTGATCTATTCAGTCTAATTATATGCCATGCACTGTGAGTGATATTATATGCAAGCAACACGCCGTGCGGAAGCCCACATCGTTTTTAAAATGGAACGAGTGAAAGGATCGGCTGTCTGGAACTCCACACTAcctcagccaaaaaaaaaaaactcgacAGCTACTTGCACAGTAAATGTTCAGAGGGGCGCTGGTAAAACTTAAACACAACCAACTTAAAGAGAAAGATTGTTAAATGAGTAGAGGAGAAGGGGTAGGATTAAATAAGCATATGCTTCATCCTTTTCGGACATGTTGGGttcacattatttttgttttgactatTGTTATTGGATTGGTTTGCTTTTCAGTTTACTTTGTTGTGGTACTCGCACATGTTCGAAATAATCTGAAACTAACTAAGCACCTACACAAGTCACACCAGAAAGCACGCCGAGTTCATTGAACTGAGTAAACAAAACGGAGGCTGTGTTgatgttaaaatcatttttgcacTAAACTAAACCACTACGAAGAActgactgtttatttttatcgtCTATCAATCTTGTGAagctattgtttttttaagattgttGTACTGGTGTacagttattaaataaataagtacattTATATCTGTTATATCTGGGGAAGCACATCGGTGCCTACTAATTATTACTGAAATTTCAAAGCTTAAAGTCTCGTTTCAACTGTAACTATGAGCATTTTGATTGACTCACACCATTAACTCTAAATAAATGGTTTACCATATTAATGGACGTTAATTATGCTTTTATCTTAAACCATGCTCCATACATAAGTGAATGATTTCAGCTTTGCGGtaacaaaagtttaaatataattctatatttaa contains the following coding sequences:
- the prmt1 gene encoding protein arginine N-methyltransferase 1 isoform X1, yielding MAAPAERMEVTQGESSAKPAAEDMTSKDYYFDSYAHFGIHEEMLKDEVRTLTYRNSMFHNKHLFKDKVVLDVGSGTGILCMFAAKAGAKKVIGIECSSISDYAVKIVKANKLDDVVTIIKGKVEEVELPVDGVDIIISEWMGYCLFYESMLNTVIYARDKWLKPDGLIFPDRATLYVTAIEDRQYKDYKIHWWENVYGFDMSCIKEVAIKEPLVDVVDPKQLVSSACLIKEVDIYTVKLEDLSFTSPFCLQVKRNDYIHALVTYFNIEFTRCHKRTGFSTSPESPYTHWKQTVFYLDDYLTVKTGEEIFGTISMKPNVKNNRDLDFTVDIDFKGQLCEMSKTSEYRMR
- the prmt1 gene encoding protein arginine N-methyltransferase 1 isoform X2, producing MAAPAERMEGESSAKPAAEDMTSKDYYFDSYAHFGIHEEMLKDEVRTLTYRNSMFHNKHLFKDKVVLDVGSGTGILCMFAAKAGAKKVIGIECSSISDYAVKIVKANKLDDVVTIIKGKVEEVELPVDGVDIIISEWMGYCLFYESMLNTVIYARDKWLKPDGLIFPDRATLYVTAIEDRQYKDYKIHWWENVYGFDMSCIKEVAIKEPLVDVVDPKQLVSSACLIKEVDIYTVKLEDLSFTSPFCLQVKRNDYIHALVTYFNIEFTRCHKRTGFSTSPESPYTHWKQTVFYLDDYLTVKTGEEIFGTISMKPNVKNNRDLDFTVDIDFKGQLCEMSKTSEYRMR